The proteins below come from a single Triticum aestivum cultivar Chinese Spring chromosome 5D, IWGSC CS RefSeq v2.1, whole genome shotgun sequence genomic window:
- the LOC123124893 gene encoding putative ripening-related protein 2 translates to MLRSTGRLLLLALAASHLLLTAAGAGCEPSGTLRPTQSHACQDCCKAGQAYPTYRCSPPVSSSTRAVMTLNDFDAGGDGGDPSECDGAFHRSSERVAALSTGWYSGGSRCGKSIRIRANGRSVLAKVVDECDTVNGCDREHAFQPPCRNNVVDASQAVWDALGITGEEVGEYNVTWSDA, encoded by the coding sequence ATGCTGAGGTCCACCGGCCGCCTTCTGCTGCTCGCGCTAGCGGCGAGCCACCTGCTGCTCACCGCCGCCGGCGCTGGCTGCGAGCCGAGCGGCACGCTCCGGCCGACCCAGAGCCACGCGTGCCAGGACTGCTGCAAGGCCGGGCAGGCGTACCCGACGTACAGGTGCTCGCCGCCGGTCTCCTCGTCCACCCGGGCGGTCATGACTCTGAACGACTTCgacgcgggcggcgacggcggggacccGTCCGAGTGCGACGGCGCGTTCCACCGCAGCTCGGAGCGCGTGGCGGCGCTGTCCACGGGGTGGTACAGCGGGGGCTCCCGCTGCGGCAAGAGCATACGGATCCGGGCCAACGGCAGGTCCGTGCTCGCCAAGGTCGTCGACGAGTGCGACACCGTGAACGGGTGCGACCGCGAGCACGCCTTCCAGCCGCCGTGCCGCAACAACGTCGTCGACGCCTCCCAGGCGGTCTGGGACGCGCTGGGCATCACCGGGGAGGAGGTCGGCGAGTACAACGTCACTTGGTCAGATGCATGA